The Microaerobacter geothermalis genome includes the window TGGAAAATGGTTGGTACTTTTCTTCTATCCACTTGATTTTACATTTGTTTGCCCGACTGAAATTACTGCATTAAGCGACAGGGCAGAGGAGTTTAAGAATTTAGATGCTGAGATTCTTGGAGTAAGCACAGATAGCGTATACAGCCACCGTGCATGGATCAACACTCCAAGGGATCAAAATGGATTGGGAGATTTGAATTACCCATTAGCTAGTGACATCACAAAAGAAGTAAGTCGTCAATATGATGTGTTAATTGAAGAAAAGGGTATTGCATTGAGAGGTTTGTTCATTATTGATCCGGAAGGAATTCTTCGCTACCAAGTCGTCCATGATTTGGATGTTGGACGCAGTGTAGATGAAACGTTACGTGTTCTTGAAGCATTACAGACTGGCTCACTCTGCCCCGCTAACTGGAAACCCGGTCAAAAAACTCTGTAAGAAATGAGTGAAAAGGTATGCCAATGAGGTTGGGAACCCCTATCCCATCATTGGAAGGGGCAACAGAATGGCTTAATGGAATGACAAATACCAATGAATTACAAGGCAGTCCAGTTCTTGTCCATTTTTGGGCCGTATCCTGCCATATATGTCATGAAACCATGCCTGAGGTTGTTCAGTATAAAGAAGAGTTTGCAAAACATGGTTTACAAGTGGTAGGAATCCATATGCCTAGACAAGAAAGTGATACCGATGTAGAGAAGGTAAAGGCTGATATTGATAAATACAACATCGCACAACCTGTTGCCATAGACAACATGCACAAGATCGCTGAAGCATTTGAAAATGAATTCGTCCCTGCCTTCTTTATCTTCGATGCAAATGGACATTTAAAATATAGGGCTGCTGGAGACCGCGGATTTAAAAATGTAAAACCTAAACTGGAAGAAGTATTAGGAATATAAGATAAAGAGCACTTCACAAGATGATGATGTGAGGTGCTCTTTTTTAAGAAAAGAACGATTGATGCAAACAAATTCCCCCGAACAAAGGGGGAATGGATATGTTACAAATTACTCTGGTTGGTGATTTCAACGGATCGATTGCCCCGGGCATTAACGATAAATTGCCCCATTTCACGGGATCTCTCCGTGGCCCGGGCTACGGCAGAGTGAATGGCTTCTACAAAACGGTAGTCATCCAGCGTTTGTAAGCCTGCCATCGTGGTGCCGCCAGGGGAAGTTACTTTTTTCCGCAGTAAGGACGGCTCCTCCTTCGTGGTAATTAGCATTTGAGCAGCTCCTAAAAGGGTCTGAATTGTTAGCTCCCTTGCAACCTCCGGCTCCAGTCCTTCTCTGATTCCTGCGCCCATGAGGGCTTCAACCAAATAATACACGTACGCTGGTCCGCTTCCGGAAAGGCCGGTTACGATATCAATATCTTTTTCTTCCACTTCACAGACTGATCCAATGGCCCGAAAGATTTCTTTGGCTGTTTCTATATGATGCGGAGTAGCCCAGTTACCTTTACAAAGGGCTGTAGCGGAAAGACCAATGGTTGAAGATGTATTGGGCATTGCCCTAATGATCGGTACAGGATATGGAAAAGATTCTTCAATTACTTGAGTTGAGACTCCCGCAGCCACTGAGATTAGGAGATGACTTGGATAAATCCATTCCTTTAGTTCATCAAGGGCATGCTCCATATCCTTTGGCTTCATCGCCAAAACCACCACTTGAACCTTTTTAAGCAGTTCCTTCTTATCCTCTGTCATCTGAATTCCGTATTTATTGCGCAGTTCATCTAGTCTTACTTTGTTTTCACGATTGGTTACCCATATATTATCCTTTTTGAGCAATTGATTTCGCAATATTCCGGTAATCATCGCCTCGGCCATCGAACCGGCTCCAATGAAACCTAACTGAAGATCTAGCATATGAATAACCTCCTTTTCGTTCGTGGTGAAAAATAAAAAACCCCTTTCATCCCTAAGGACGAAAGAAGGTCTTCCGCGGTACCACCTTAATTGGCTGTCAGCCCAAAACTTGATTCACCGTATCGGGGTGTTCCGTTCAGGTCATCCCTGAAAGCTCAAGGGCGGGTTCCGATGTTGTGAAGACAAGGCCTTTCAGCCACTGGGCCTTGTTCTCTAATCATCACAGATCTATCGTACTATTCCCTCTCATCACTCATCTATGTGTAATTCTTACTTATACAACATGATTAAAAGGTTTTCTGTTAGAAGTTTTTCTTATTTAATTATTATGCACAGATTTCTATATTAATGTCAAGGGCTCCCTTTAAATTTTTTGCTGAAATGGGTTAGTTGCATGATTTATTCATTGACGTTAACGTAAAGGTTAAATAAAATATGAACAAAGCTGAAAAGTATAAAAATTTATAAAATAGAAGGGAGCCTTATTCGACAACGTGAAATTGTACACGATTTCTGATTTAGCCCAGGAGTTTGATATCAGTACAAGAACAATCAGATATTATGAGGAGGTGGGATTAATCAGACCGGGCAGGACCTTATCAGGAATTCGCCAATATACCAAAAAAGATCGTACAAGGCTAAAACTGATTTTACGGGGAAAGAGATTTGGATTCTCACTTGATGAAATCAGAGAAATGATTGAATTGTTTGATGAGGACCGTACCGGATATAAACAATTGGAGAAGACCATACAGTATGGGAGGGAGAAAATTAAGGAGATTGATCAGAAAATTGAAGAATTATTGCAGCTCAGGGAAGACCTATGTCAATTAAAGGAGCAATTTGAACAGAAGATGCATCAGCAAAAACAGATCCATTGATTAACTGAAAAATCAAGCAATTCGTTGGGAGGAGGTACGGTGCTCTCTCTAAGAAATGATGGAGATGTATCAATTTTAGAAGGACGGGTAAATATTTTCGGGGTTTCTATGAAGGTTTTTCTTTACCTGATAGATGGGCTGTTAATTGATACTGGGCCAAAAACATTGCAAAAGGAAACGATTCCCCTTTTAATTCAATCACCTATTCATCAGGTGGCAATCACCCATATTCATGAAGATCATATTGGATCAGCTGGCTGGATAGAAAAAAATTTAAGAGTGCCCATCTATGTCCACCCTGAAGCAGTTTCAAAAACCCTACAGTTTTTCAAGCTTCCCCTATATCGAAAACTGTTCTGGGGAACACCGGAACCTTTTCATGGATTTCCTTTAGATCCAGTTGTAGTAACTGAGAGGTATCAGTTTCAGGTTATTGATACCCCTGGTCATGCAGATGACCATATTGTTCTTTATGAACCAAACCATGGTTGGCTTTTCACCGGAGATCTATTTTTGGGCATAAAGAAAAAAATGGGAATAGCCTGGGAGTCAATGCCTCTTTTGATGGATTCTTTGCGCCGTGTATTATCATTAGATTTTAATACTCTCTTTTGTGCTCATACCGGAAAAGTATCAGATGGCAAGGCTGGTATCCAGAAGAAATTGGATGAGTTGGAAAAACTGGAACAAATGGTTTTAGAGTTTTATCAACAGGGATGGACAGTAAAAGAAATTACTCGTTACCTTTTTCCCAAAAGGGATCCCATTGAACTATTTTCCTTGGGAGAAATGTCTCCTATTCATATTGTCAACTCGTTTATACAAAACAAAGAGAAGAAATCTAGGGATAAAAGAAATGAATAAATGAAAATGGGAGGTATAGCCACCCATCTATTATCTCCTGCTTTTACTCCAGAGGCTTTTCACGAAATGCCACCGGAAAAATCTTAAAAACCAAATTAAAGGAAAGAGGTAATCACATAAATACAAAATAATCTTAGGAGGAGTAAAGGAAATGTACGATTTTTTATTAGATAAAAAAGCAGAAGATATTCGGGAAGAGGCAAGAAGGTTTGTTAAGGACGATGTGCCACGGCAAATGCTTCTTGATATGGATAGTGATAAAATTCAATATCCTCGTAGCTTTATAGAAAAGGCAGCTAAGAATAAGCTGCTGGGGATTCGGTTTCCAAAAGAGTATGGGGGAAGGGGGTTAAATTGGGTAGCGGAAGTGGCTGTCTTAGAGGAAATCGGAGTTTTAGGCAGTGCCTTAGGCTGTTTATACTCACTTCCCAGTATTGTTGGAGAAGCTATATCCAAATTTGGATCAGAAGAATTAAAGAGAAAGTTCCTTATTCCTACCCTGGAGGGGAGGCTAACCTGTGCCGAGGCCCTTACTGAGCCGAGGGGAGGTTCGGACTTTTTTGGAACCACGACCTATGCGAGAAAAGAAGGTTCTGAATATATTTTGAATGGCCAAAAACGCTTCGTCGTTGGAGCAGAAGGGGCTGATTATTTTCTGGTGTATGCCAGAACCAATAAAGATGCACCATCCTATAAAGGAATTAGTGCGTTTATTGTTCCTAGGGGAGAAGGTGTTCGAATTGAATACGCGTACGGCTTGATGGGATCCCGTGGAGGGGGAGCTGGCAGAGTTCACTTTAAAGATTGTCGTATACCTGAGGAATACTTGGTCGGAAAGGAAAATGAAGGCGGGGTAATTTTTTATCAAATGATGATTCCTGAAAGACTGACCAGTGCGGCAGGGGCATTGGGCATGGCCAGGGCAGCCATTGAGGTGGCTTCTGATTATTCAACAAAGCGAAAAGCCTTTGGTCAGAAGATAAAGGAGTTTCAAGGAGTTAACTTTAAGGTGGCGGATAGTATTACCCAATTGGATGCAGCCCGGGGGATCGTATATCTGGCAGCTAAAGCCGTTGATAGTGATATGGATTCAGGTAAAAAAAGAAGGTTGGTATCTGAAGCCAAGAAATTTGCTACAGATACTGCTTGGAATGTAGTTAACCATGCCATGCAAATCATGGGAGGGATTGGCTATACCAATGTATATCCGGTAGAAAGGCTTTTAAGGGATATCCGTCTGACGATGATTTGGACGGGGACTAATGAAATTATGAATCTAATCATTCAGCACGAATGGTATAAGGAATTGGCTTCCAAAAAGGATGGGCGAAACTTGGAGTGGGATGCAGCAGAAGCAGATAAGGAAACGGAAAAGATTTATGAATGAATAAACAGGGATAGTGCCTCCAAGTATCAAAATATTCGTTAGAAAATTTAAAATTAAAAATTGATTCCCACAAAAAAATAAGATATAGTAATAGATAGAATATTATGAATGAGTATTCATTCAAATACAAAAAAGCATTTAGGGGAAGACATTAGGATCATACAAATGTTAATCACACATCTTAAACATAACCATTAATGAATGAGGAGATAAGGAGGTTTATGAGAGTATGGCAAGATCTATTCGAAAAGCAGCTGTTATTGGCGCCGGAGTGATGGGTTCAGGGATTGCTGCGCATCTAGCCAATGTGGGAATTCCCGTCCATTTATTGGACATTGTTCCCCAAAGCCTAACAGAAGAAGAGGAGAAAAAGGGGCTTACCCTTCAGCATCCTGCAGTCAGAAATCGTTTTTCCATTAAAGGTATAGAAACAGCCTTAAAATCAAAACCGGCATCCTTTTATAACAAGGAGGATGCTGATCTGATCACCGTTGGAAATCTGGAGGATGATCTGAACACTTTGCGTGATGCAGATTGGATCATCGAAGTGGTTGTGGAAAACCTGGAAGTAAAAAAATCCCTGTTTGAGCGGATTGAACCCTATCGAAAAGAGGGAGCTATTGTAAGCACCAATACATCAGGGATTTCCGTGAACAAAATGATAGAAGGACGCTCATTGGATTTTCGCCAGCATTTTGTCGGGACACACTTTTTTAATCCGCCTCGTTATCTGAAACTTCTCGAGATCATTCCCAATCAGGATACCCTTCCTGAAGTGGTGGATTTTATCAGCCGTTTTGCTGAAAAGACTTTAGGTAAAGGAGTCGTCATTGCCAAGGATACAGTGAATTTTATTGCCAACAGGATTGGAACCTATGGACTTCAGGTAACGATTCACGAAATGATGAATTTCGGCCTATCTATTGATGAAGTGGACAGCCTAACCGGTCCTGTTATTGGCCGGCCCAAAAGTGCCACCTTTCGTACTCTGGATGTGGTAGGACTAGATACCTATGTACATGTAGCAAACAATGTAAGGGCAAATGTAACGGAGGAATATGAGAAGGAAGCTTTTATTATTCCAGAATTTATTCAGGAAATGGTGACTCGAAAGTGGCTGGGACAAAAAACAAAACAGGGATTTTACCTAAAGCAAGGAAATGAGATCCTTACCCTTGATTACACCACACTGGAATACGGTCCCAAAAAGAAAATGAAGGCTCCTTCCCTTGAGGCGGCAAAGGCAGCTAAAGGGTTACCAGCCAAATTAAAAGCCTTGGTTTATGCCGATGATAAGGCTGGCAAATTCACCTGGAATATTTTGAAAAAGGTTTTCCTTTATTCTGCAGAGAAGCTTGGGGAGATTGCCGATGATATCGTGAGTATTGATCGGGCGATGAAATGGGGATTTAATTGGGAGATGGGTCCCTTTGAAATGTGGGATTCCATTGGGTTGGAGAAATCGGTGAAACGGATGGAAGAAGAAGGGGAAATTGTACCTAAATGGGTAAAAGACCTACTCGTTCAAGGGAAAACATCCTTTTATCAACAAGAAAATGGCGTTTATTCCTTCTATGTCACAAACGGGGAGTACCGTCTGTTGGAAGAGGCTCCCGAAAAAATTTCCCTTAAAGCATTAAAGGAACAAAAGAAAGTGATTAAATCTAATTCAGGGGCAAGTCTGATTGACCTGGGAGATGGTGTGGCCTGTCTTGAGTTTCATTCACCCAATAATGCCATTGGTGCAGATATCATTCAGATGATCAATTATTCAGTAGATGAAGTGGCTCGAAACTATGAAGGGATGGTTATCGGTAATCAAAGCAAGAATTTCTGCGTTGGGGCTAATTTAATGCTTCTTTTGATGGAAGCCCAGGATGAGAATTGGTTTGAAATTGAAATGATCGTCAAACAATTTCAAGATGCAACCATGAAGCTGAAATACAGTGAAAAACCAGTGGTAGCCGCCCCCTACGGCATGACTTTAGGTGGTGGCGCAGAGGTGGTACTTCCCACAGCGAAGGTTCAAGCCTCTGCCGAAACCTATATTGGCTTGGTCGAAGTAGGTGTCGGTTTGATTCCCGGAGGCGGTGGGAATAAGGAGCTTCTTTTAAGGCATTTGGAAGGAATCCCGGAAGGAGCCAATGTAGACTTGCAACCTCTGATCAATCAAACCTTTGAGAAGATTGCCATGGCAAAGGTATCCACCAGCGGAAAAGAAGGAAAAACCTTGGGTTTCTTCCGCAAAATGGATCAAATCAGTTATAACCAGGATTTTCTCATTTATGATGCAAAGCAAGCTGTATTATCTCTTGCCAAGAATGGGTATCAACCTCCGAAGCCGAAAAAAATTCGGGTGGTTGGGGAATCAGGATATGCCGTCATGAAATTGGGAGCTTACTCACTCAAGGTGGGAGGACAGATTAGTGACCATGACATGAAAATTGCGGAAAAATTGGCCTTTGTTCTTGCCGGAGGAAGGGTGCCTGCTGGTTCATTAGTTACAGAACAATATTTGCTGGATATTGAACGAGAAGCATTTTTAAGCCTATCGGGTGAACCCAAAACCCAAGAACGGATGCTTTATATGCTGCAAAAAGGAAAACCGTTAAGGAATTAGATGGAGGTGGAGAGAATGAAGGAAGCTGTCATTGTATCCGGAGTACGCACAGCGGTGGGAAAAGCAGGAAAGGGAACGTTGAAGGATGTCCGTCCTGATGATCTGGGGGGCCTGGTCATCAAAGAATTGGTTGCCCGCACACCTGGCTTGAATCCGGAAGAAATAGATGATGTTATTATCGGCTGTGCTTTTCCCGAGGCAGAACAGGGGATGAACCTAGGCCGAATTGTAGCCTTAAGGGCAGGATTGCCCAACTCAGTACCGGGAATCGTGATTAATCGCTTTTGTTCATCCGGGTTGCAATCCATCGCTTATGCTGCGGAAAAAATCATGGTTGGATATGCGGATGTGGTAATTGCCGGAGGAGTAGAAAGCATGAGCATGATTCCCATGGGAGGGCAAAAGCCCTCTCCAAATCCCTATCTTATGGATCACTATCCCGAAACCTATATGAGCATGGGTCATACCGCTGAACAGGTGGCCCAAAGGTTTGGAATCAGCAGGGAGGATCAGGATCAATTTGCCCTACAGAGTCATCAACGGGCTGCTGCTGCGATAAAAGAAGGGAAATTTAAAGATGAAATCGTACCCGTCACCGTAGAAAAGAAGATCATTGGTTCAAACGGAAAGGTCCAAGTGGAAAACGTGATCTTTGATACCGATGAAGGGGTCAGGGCTGATACATCCTTAGAAGTCCTGGCTCAACTAAGGCCTGTCTTTCATCCAAAAGGAAGTGTGACTGCAGGAAATGCATCCCAGACCAGCGACGGAGCCGCTGCGGTGATGGTGATGTCACGTGAAAAGGCAGATGCGTTAGGTCTTCAGCCTATGGCCATTTTCCGCTCCTTTGCCGTTGGTGGAGTAGATCCTGACATTATGGGCGTTGGACCTGTTGTTGCGATCCCGAAGGCATTGAAATTGGCAGGAATCAATCAGGATGATATTGATTTATTTGAGTTAAATGAAGCCTTTGCTTCCCAATCGATTCATGTCATTCGCACTTTGGGATTGGATCCGGAAAAGGTGAACGTAAACGGCGGAGCCATTGCGTTAGGACATCCCTTGGGATGTACCGGAAGTAAGCTAACCGTTTCATTGCTGCATGAGTTAAAGCGTCGGGGAGGTCGCTATGGTGTCGTCACCATGTGCATTGGCGGAGGAATGGGAGCCGCCGGCGTATTTGAAATGATTTCTTAAATAGGAGGACTGAAAAATGGGAGATGTGACGAAAAAACAGGAATTAATCAAAGGAGCAAGTTTTTTATTGGAAGATGTTGATCCAAACAAGGTGTTTACCCCTGAGGATTTTACCGAAGAACAAGAATTAATTGCCAAGACAACGGAAGAGTTCGTAGTGAACGAAGTGGTTCCCCTTCTGGAGGAGATAGAGCATCATCAGTTTGAGCATTCCATCAACCTGTTAAAGCAAGCAGGTGAATTGGGATTGCTGGGCGGAGATGTCCCGGAAAATTACGGAGGACTTGGCCTGGACAAAATTAGCACCACTCTAATTACCGAAAAATTTTCCCGTTCCCGTTCCTTTGCGCTAACCTTTGGAGCCCATGTGGGAATTGGAACCCTACCTATCGTTTTCTTTGGAAATGAACAACAGCGCCAAAAATATTTGCCTTCTCTGGCAACCGGAGAAAAAATTGCTGCCTATGCACTAACTGAACCGGGATCTGGTTCAGATGCCCTTGGTGCCAAGACTACAGCAAAATTAAGTGAAGATGGGAAATATTATATTCTAAATGGGGAAAAACAGTGGATTACAAATGCTGGATTTGCCGATGTTTTTGTGGTGTATGCCAAGGTAGACGGCGAGCACTTCACCGCATTTATTGTAGAGAGGGAATATCCTGGAGTTTCCTTTGGACCGGAAGAGAAGAAAATGGGGATAAAAGGATCTTCCACCAGAACGGTTATTTTCGAAGATGCCCAGGTGCCTGTAGAGAACGTCCTTGGTGAAATCGGAAAGGGACATATCATAGCTTTCAATATTTTAAATATTGGTCGGTATAAACTGGCAGCAGGCTGTGTGGGCTCCTCCAAACGGGCCCTTGAGTTGGCGGTGAATTATGCCAAGGAAAGGAAACAGTTTAAACAGCCTTTGGTCAACTTCACCTTGATTCAGCAGAAGCTGGCTGACATGACGGTGAAGACCTATGTGACGGAAAGTATGGTTTACCGTACAGGCGGGTTAATTGAAGATATGATGAACAGCTTGGGTGACCAGGCAGCGGATGGGCAGTCCGTGGCTAAGGGAATTGCAGAATATGCCATTGAATGCTCCATCAATAAAGTATTTGCCTCTGAGTCCTTTGATGCCGTTGTAGATGAAGGGCTGCAAATCCATGGCGGATATGGATTCATGCAGGAATATGAAATAGAAAACATGTACCGGGATTCCCGAATCAACCGGATTTTTGAGGGAACCAATGAAATCAATCGCCTTCTTATTCCTGGAACATTGGTCCGAAAGGCGATGAAGGGTGAACTTCCCTTCCTTCAGGCAGCCCAGGCATTACAGGGTGAAATCATGGGCATCATGCCCTTTATGGGAGACGATGCTCTCTTGGCTGAGGAAAAGCACATGGTTAACATGAGTAAAAAGGTATTTCTGATGGTGGCTGGTTTGGCAGTTCAGAAGTATCAGCAGAAACTGGAAAGGGAGCAGGAGATTCTCTCCAATCTGGCGGACCTTGTCATCGAAATTTACGCCATGGAAAGTGCCCTGTTAAGGACCCTGAAGGCGGTGGATGCCGTTGGGGAAAGTGCTGCGGAAAATAAAGTAGACATCACCCGTCTATATATCCATGAAGCCTTTGCCCGGATTGATGCTTTGGCCAAAGAATGCCTGGCTGTGATGGAAGATGGGGATATGCTTCGCACACAATTATCCATTTTGAAAAAACTAACCCGGAGCACCCCAATCAACAGCATTGCTTTAAAACGGAAAGTGGCTTCCAGAGTCATCGAAGCTGGGAAATATGTCTCTTAATATCTAGTTAAATACCTAAGCAAATATCTCGTTTTCGATAGATGGTTGACATCTCTCCCTCCACTCCTCCCCCGCCGCCCGGCGGGGTATTTTTTACGGTGCCTGTCACTTTCCGAAATATGTCGAAAGGGTCAGCCCCTATTTATTCCTTTTGTTTACAATATTCAGTTAGGTGGAAATTACCATGAGGAAGTATTTTTCCCCACAAACAGCCACATAAAGGATAGAGCTTGACACAATTCTCTAGATAACCGTTCGGTCATATCGGCAGTGACTCCCTGCTTGTATACCCCTTCCTGATGGATAATGGAAAATCCGATTTCACCCAGTAGTTTTTCACATTCCCATGGCATCATCGTATTGCAGATCACTTCTTTTCCGTATAACCGTTGATAGCTGTGCTGCCGGGGAGCGGCGGTTGGGCCTAACACCCCTAAGCATACAATTCCTTCCGGCTGTAATACTCTTTTCAGTTCCTTTAATGCATGAAGGGGAGAAGAGGTCCACTCCAATGCGTTGACGGAGAGAACAGCACCGAAGGATTGATCAGGAAAGGGAAGCTGAGTCAAATCCCCTTGTTGGAAGGATAACACAAGATCAGAGGTTATCCGCTCTTTTGCTTTCTCTTTTGCTTTACTCACCATTTCCCCGGCAATATCTACTCCAATTACCTCATAGCCTAATGAAGCTAACTTCCAGCTCCCATATCCATCACCGCATCCGGCATCTAGAACCTTGCTCTGATTCTGGGAAAAGAACTTTGAGAATAAAGGAATAATCGTTTTTCTACTTCCTTCTTCCCACATCATTTGGCTGTTTTGGGCCCAGTTATCAGACATGGCGTTCCACTGCCTTTGGGTTTCCTCGTGCCATTGAAAATTTGACATGCGATCATCTCCTTAGTGACCTATGTATTGATAAGTGTTCATTACTCTCCATCTTCAATCGATTACTGTTCTTTGTTTGACGGGGCACTTGTATATTTCTACAATATAGAAGTAGAACTAAAGATTTACACGTCTGCAAGTGGAGTTCGGCAAAGGAAACTTACTTCAGGTGTGTACTCCTCCATCTGAAGTTTAGTTAGACTTGTTCAGGGGCTTATCGCCACTGATCTCCCACCTATTACTGAAATCGTCGATTTCGTCGATTTCTTCAAGTCTCACAAACTTCTAGACTATAGAAGTGGGAGTCTTAGTGGCGGTTAGTCATCGGGCGAAGAAAGGGGAAAAACAAATGGTCTTTGAGGTAGGACAATTATTGGAAAAAATCCGAAAAGAAAATCCCCTCATCCATCATATCACAAATATCGTTGTAGCCAATTTCACGGCAAATGGAACCATTGCTGTTGGTGCTTCTCCAGTAATGGCATATGCTGTAGATGAAGTGGAAGAGATGGTATCTAAATCCCGTGCCTTGGTTCTAAATCTGGGAACTTTAAATCCTGCTGTGGTTGATTCTATGATTAAAGCAGGAAAAAAGGCAAATGCATTAGGAGTCCCTGTGATACTGGACCCGGTAGGAGTGGGGGCTACTTCCTATAGAAAAAAAGTGGCGGAACAAATTCTGCAGGAGATCCA containing:
- a CDS encoding class I SAM-dependent methyltransferase; translation: MSNFQWHEETQRQWNAMSDNWAQNSQMMWEEGSRKTIIPLFSKFFSQNQSKVLDAGCGDGYGSWKLASLGYEVIGVDIAGEMVSKAKEKAKERITSDLVLSFQQGDLTQLPFPDQSFGAVLSVNALEWTSSPLHALKELKRVLQPEGIVCLGVLGPTAAPRQHSYQRLYGKEVICNTMMPWECEKLLGEIGFSIIHQEGVYKQGVTADMTERLSRELCQALSFMWLFVGKNTSSW